The segment TAAGTGCCCTAGTTGTGATGAATCTGTATATATAGATAAATCTTTATTTGGCAGTAGTGAACATATTGAATGTCCAAATTGCAGATACGGTATAGTGCTAAATTCTAGCAGCTCAGTTAAAACTGAATAATATTTATATTCCACATTGAATGTTAAAAAGCATGCTTAAAAAGCATGCTTTTTTTCACGTAGAATTATAATTTAAAATTTTATAATAATTAAGTAATAAATTCTCTAGTAAATAAATAATAATTTACTAGAGAGGAGGAAAAAGTAATGTACGTATATGGTATAGAAAAATTTTTAAGTAATAATATTATGAAAAAAACTTTAGAATTACCAGATTTGGATAAACTACAAGAGATTAGAATTAGGGTAGAGAAGCCTGTAATATTTCAAATTCAAAACAAAGAAATTATTACAGATTATAAGGCGCAGGAAGAGGATTTAAAAACTATGTTACAAAGATTTAGTAATTATTCTATTTATGCTTTTGAAGAAGAAATCAAACAAGGGTATATGACTATAAAAGGTGGACATAGAATAGGTATATGTGGAAATTGTGTTTTAGAAAGTAACACTGTTAAGACAATAAAAAATATAAGTTCTATTAACATAAGAATTTGCAGAGAAGTTAAAGGTTGTGCAAATAATTTGATGACCAAAATCATAGAAAATAATGACTTGTTAAATACTATTATAATTTCACCACCAAAGTGTGGAAAAACCACATTAATAAGAGATATTGCAAGAAATATATCAAACGGTATTAGAAACTATAGTTTTACTGGTAAAAAGGTATGCATTGTGGACGAAAGAAGCGAGATTGCAGGATGTTATTCTGGAGTACCTCAAATGGATGTTGGTATTAGAACAGATGTTTTAGATAATTGCCCTAAAAATCAAGGAATATTAATGGCTATAAGAAGTATGGGCCCTGAGGTAATAGTTTGTGATGAAATTGGAACTTACAAAGATGTAGAAAACATAGTTTTAGCTTTGAATTCAGGAGTTAAAGTGGTTACTACAATTCATGGTTATAATGAAGAAGATTTATTTCGAAGGAGTGTGTTTAAAGAAATAATAAATAATAAAGTTTTTTCAAAAGCTGTGGTTTTAAGTAATCGAAAGGGTGTAGGTACTATTGAATATATATACGATTTTAATAAAAACGTAAAAATTCAATGTTAATTAGGGGTAAAAATATGTTTAAATTAATAGGCTCATTAATTATAATTTTATCTTGTTCTTATTTAGGATTTTCAATAGGAAGTGGAATTAGAAAAAGATTAATTCAATTAAAAGAATTGGAAAAAAATGTTTATTTACTCAAAAATGAAATGTTTTACACATACACGAGTTTACCTGAGGCTTTTTCAAAAGTAGGCTTAAAATCTAAAGGTGTGATAAAGAATATTTTTGTAACTATTTCAGATCTTCTATATTCAAATGAGGTTTCAGATGTATATGAAGCAGTGAATAAAAGTATAAAAAAATATAATATTGATTTAAAACTTATAGATGAGGATATAGATATAGTTTTAAATTTAGCAAAGTCTTTAGGAAATTGTGACTTAGAAGGTCAAAAATCAATTTTTGAACTGACAATTAGTAATTTAAAAAAACAAATTTTAGTAGCAGAAGATTCTTTGGATAAAAATGTGAAAATGTATAGATGTCTAGGGGTTTCTATAGGGGCCATGATAGTTATTATGTTGATATAGGGGGTAATTATGTTAGATGTAGGTTTAATATTTAAGATAGGTGCAGTAGGTATTTTAATAATTATATTGGATAAGGTTTTAAAAAGTGGAGGAAGAGAGGAGTATGCAGTTATTAGTAACTTGACTGGCATAATAATAATATTAATGCTGGTTTTAAATTTAGTAAATAAATTGTTTACCAGTGTAAAGACTTTATTTCAGCTATAGGAGGAGGAAATGGATATTGTAAAAATTTGCGCTTTTGCTTTTGTGGCTTTATTTGTTATGAGTTTATTCAAAGGTAGCAAAAATCAAATAACTATGGCAATAAGTATGGTATGTGGAATTATTATACTTATGGCCATGATAGATAAGCTAAGTGTAATAATAAAATTTCTTCAAAATTTAGCTGTTAAAGCAAATATAGATTTTGTATATTTAAATGTGGTTTTTAAGGTTCTAGGAATAGCTTTTTTAGCAACTTTTGTAGTGAGATCTGTAAAGATGCAGGAGAAAATAGCATTGCTTCAAAAGTTGAGTTTAGTGGAAAAATATTTATATTAGTGCTATCTATACCAATTTTAATGGCTGTTTTAGATGCAATTTTAAAAATTATGTAAATTTACAAGTGGGGTAATTATGAAAAAAATAATATGTCTTTTGTTTATAATTTGTATTTTAATGGGCTTTAGTACTAATGTACAAGCTTATAGCTTAGATAAGACTGAAGAGATTAATATAGAAAATGAAAGGCAGGTGGAGGGACTTTATAAATATATAACAGATATAAAGAATAAATATGAAATACTTCAAGATTTAAATCCTAAAGAATATGTTAAAAACATAATGAAGACTGGAGATGGAAAAATAAATATAAAAAATGTCAAGAGTCTTTTAACTAAATATATTTTTAAAGAAGTTATAAACTGCTCAAAAATTATGGCTATGCTTATAGTTATTGGTATAATAAGTGCTTTATTAAAAAATCTTGAAAATGCTTTCAGTAGTGAAAATGTTACTAATATAGCTTATTTTGCTTGCTATTCTCTTCTTATAATAATAATAGTTAAAAGTTTTAAAATTGGACTTAGTTTAACCATAACAACTATAAATGGTATGGTGAATTTTATGAACTCTTTAATTCCTCTACTCCTTGTTTTAATTGCAAGTGTAGGGGGATTGCAGAAGCTTCTGTAATGAATCCTTTGATAATTGCTATGCTTAACATATGTTCAAAAATATATGTTGATTTTATTATCCCAATTATACTAATGAGTTTTATGCTTATGTTTGTAAACAACATATCTAAAGACTATAAAATAAGCAATTTATCTAATTTATTCAATAAGGTTGCATTGTGGTCTCAGGGTATACTTATGACTATATTTGTAGGAGTAATAAGTATAAGAGGTATAACCTGTAAAACTTTTGATGTAGTTACAGCAAAAACTGCCAAGTATGCAGTAGATAACTTTGTACCGATAGTTGGTAAATGTTTGTCAGATGCATTATCTGCAGTTGCTGGATATTCAATATTGCTTAAAAATGCCTTAAGTGTTTTAGGATTAGTAGTTATTATTTCTATTGTTGCTTTTCCAATAATTAAAATGCTTATTATAGTCTTAATATACAAAACTACTGCAGCTCTATTAGAACCTATTTGTGATGAGAGGATAGTAAACTGTGTAAATGGTACAGGAGATTCATTAACTCTTATTACTTCAACGCTTATAAGCGTTTCAATAATGTTTTTTATAATGATTTCTATATTATTTGCTGCAGGTACAGGTGTACTGGGAGGTTAGATTATGATTGAGTTTATGAAAGTTTGGGTAGTAAACATAAGTATAGGGGTGTTTTTTATCTTAGCAATTGAAATGATTATGCCATCTAATAGTTTAAAAAAATATGTTAAATTTATATTGGGATTAATACTTATGGTTATAATAATAAATCCAATAGTAAAATTGTTTAATGGGGATATAGATATTAATGCTCTGATTCAAAAAAACAGTTATGTAGATAAAAATGAGTATAAAAATTCCTATAATGAATATAAATATAAAAACATAGAAAATACAAGTCAAGTATTTCAATATAATTTGCAAAATAAAATTATGGACAAATTAAAGAGTAAATATAAAGATAACAAATTTGATGTGAAAGCAAAGATCAAATATGATGAGTTGACAAATTCATTCTTAATAATAAATTTGGATATAGGTGTAAAAAAAGATGCTCTAATAAAAAAATAGAAATAAATAAAAAAGAAGATATAAAAAAAGAAAAAATACCTAAATGATAATTTTTCAAGAGATATTAAAAATTATATTTTGTTGGAATTTGACATACCAATAAAAAGTGTAAATATATATCTAATTTAAGGAGGAGAATATGGATCTAAAAGAAACTTTAGTTAAAATAAAAAATTCTCTTTTAAAGGAAGGCAATGGTAAAAAGAATCTACCGGTGTTTATAATTTTAATTATGATAGGCATTTTGCTTATACTTATAAGTAATAGTTTTAAAGGTACAAGCGGTACAACATCAGTATCTGCAGTTAATGTAAAGGAAAATGAGGAAAAAGTTATAGAAACAACAGATGAAGATTATGAATTACTTCTACAAAAAGAATTGGAGCACAAACTAGAAAAAATTGAAGGCGTAGGAACAGTTGAAGTAATGATTTATTTTGAAAGTGGGGAAGAAAAGGTACCTGCTGTAAATATAACAAATTCTAATAGCGTAACAAATGAAGAGGATACTTCTGGAGGAAAAAGGAAAGTTTCTCAAAACAATAATGATAAAAATGTGGTAGTTACAAACGATGATGGAGATAATAAACCTCTTATTCTAAAGAAAAATAAACCGAAAGTAACGGGGGTTTTAATAGTAGCAAAAGGAGCTGAAAATAAAATAACAGAACTTAGGATAACAAAAGCTGTAAGTGCTTTATTTAATTTGTCTAGGGAAAAAGTTAATGTATATCCTATGGAAAAATAGCATATAATTCAATGTAAGAAAAAATGGGGGTAAAAAATGAATAAAAAACAAGCTGTTATTATTGTAACATTACTAGTACTTATTGTATGTGTAGGTATGATTGGTCTTAAGGTAAATGGTCCTTTGATTTCCAAAAATGGTGGAGGCTCAAAAGATAAGAGCGCTATTTCAACGAATAGTAATGAAAGTAGTGAGGCAAATGCTAATTACTTTACTGAAGCTAAAATGGTTAAACAAGAAGAAACTGTTAAAGTATTGCAACAGTTAAAAGAAGTAATTAATAATGAAAACATAGATAAAGATCAAAAAGCTAAAGTTATTGATGAATTTAATACTATTTCTGTTAACTCAGATAAGGAAAACAAAGTAGAGTTAGCATTAAAGGGAAAAGGCTATGAAGATGTAGTTTGTACTATAGAAAATTCTAACAAAGTTAGAGTCGTAATAAAATCAAGCGAAAAGCCAACTGAAAAGCAAATAAAAGAGATTCACGATGTTGTTATGAGTATTACTCAGCTAAGTGATGTGGAAATTGAAAATAGGGAATAACAATTGTAAATATAAAGTATATTTGATATAATGTACGTAAGGGTAAAGAGGTTTATTTAAGGGACTTAAGGAGGTAACGAAATGGATGAAAATATAAAAGAAACTTCATCAATTGGAGTAGTTAAGATTTCTGACGAAGTAGTAAGTGTAGTTGCTGGTTTAGCTGCTGATGAAATTGAAGGAATAGAGGGAATGAATTCAGGAATTACTTCAGGTATATCACAGATATTAGGTGGTAAGAAAAATCCATCAAAAGGTGTCAAAGTTACAGTGACAGAAGATAATGCTTCTATTGATTTATATGTAGTAGTAAGATATGGTGTGAAAATACCAGAAGTATGTGAAAAAGTTCAAAAAATGTTATGAAAACCGTAGAAACTATTACAGGATTAAAAGTTTCAACTGTTAACATATACGTTCAAAATGTGGTAATCTATAAAAGTGAATCTAAAGAAAATACAGAACAAAGAGAAAATTAACAAACACCCTCTGAATTCAGAGGGTGTTTCCATGTTCGTAAATTATGAAAAGAATTAGTATATTTGCTAATTTTTTGATAATACTTTATATATAAGAGTTTGAGAGGAGAATATACATGAACAGAAGAAAGTCAAGAGAACTAGCTATGAAATTAATCTATGAAATCAATGCAAGCAAAAGTGATTATATTGATGTAATATCAAATTATAAGGAAAATACAGATGAAGATTTAAGTAATATAGACTTTTCCTATATAACAAAAATGATTAAAGGTATTAAAGACAATGGAAAATACATAGATGATATCATAGAAGAACATTCAAGTAATTGGAAGATAAATAGAATATCTAAGGTTAACCTTTCTATTTTAAGACTAGCAATATATGAAATAAAGTTTTTAGAGGATGTGCCAGATAAAGTTGCAGTAAACGAGGCAATAGAGCTTGCCAAAAAATATTCTGAAGATAAAGCTTCAAGTTTTATAAATGGGATATTAGGAAATCTAATAAAAAAATAATTTATTTCGAATTGAAAGGAAGCACCTTAAAATATGTATATTAAAACTTTAACTGTAGGTAAACTAAACAACTACATAAAGAAAATAATGGATAATGATTTTATACTTAAAAACATTTATGTAAAAGGTGAAATTTCCAATTTTAAGAAGCATACTAGCGGACATATGTATTTTTCTTTAAAAGACCAAGATGGAAAAATAAATTGTGTTATGTTTAGAGAAGATGCAAAAAATCTAACATTTGATATGGAAAATGGAATGAATGTTTTAGTTACAGGAAGAGTTTCATTGTATGTAAAGGAAGGTAATTATCAATTATATTGTAATAACATAGAAATAGAAGGTTTAGGAGAATTACATATTGCTTTTGAAAATTTGAAAAAGAAGTTATTAAATGAAGGAATATTTGATGAGGGTAATAAGAGAGAATTACCGAAATTTCCTAAAAAAATAGGAGTTATAACTTCACCTACAGGGGCGGCTATAAAAGACATTATAAATGTTACGTTTAGAAGAAACCCAATGATGAATATAACGGTATACTCTGCCTTAGTTCAAGGAGATAGAGCTAGTTTTGAAATAATTGAAGGATTAAAATACTTTGAAAATGATCCATCAATTGATGTGATAATTGTAGCTAGAGGTGGAGGGTCTATTGAGGAATTATGGGCGTTTAATGATGAAAATTTAGCTTATAGTATCTACGAGTGCAAAAACCTGTTGTATCGGGAGTAGGTCATGAAACGGATTTTACAATAGTAGATTTTGTAAGTGATAGGAGGGCTCCTACTCCCTCTGCTGCAGCAGAAATTGTAGTGCCTGATCTTCAAAACGAACAAAGAAAGTTACAGGATTTAAAGAATAATTTGGAAAGTAGTATAGAGGACATTATAGAAGGTAAATATATAACACTTGATTTACAAAGAAAGAACTTACAATTAAATAGTCCCTTAAATAATATAGTTAATTCATATAGTGTTTTAGAAAACTATAAAAATATCATATTAAATAAAATAAATATAAAAATGTCACTTGAAAAAGAAAAGCTGACTAGGTATAGAATTTTGTTAGATTTAAACAATCCAATAAAATTATTAGATAAAGGATATTCTATTATTTTAGATGAAAAACGAAGGTTAATTAAATCTACAGATGAATTAAAGAAAACGCAAATTGTAAACATACGTTTAAAGGATGGAGAAGGTAAATTTAAAATAAAATATATGGAGGATAACAATGGCTAAGCAAAAATCTTACGAAGAAATGATGAAGGAATTAGAAAACATTGTTAGACTTATGGAGGAAGACTTATCTTTAGAAAGTTCTATGAAGAACTACGAAAACGGAATAAAAATTTATCATAAGATGTATAAAATTTTAAACGAAGCTGAAGGAAAAATAAAAATAATAAAAGATAAGGAAGAAAAAGATTTTTGGAAAAGAGTGAATAAATATGAATGTTGAGAATTTAAAGAAGGATACAGAGCATTGGATAAAGAATTATTTCAAAAACAAAGGAAGTTACAATAAAGCAATATACGACTCTATGTATTATAGTATATCAGTTGGAGGAAAGAGAATTAGACCAATATTGATGCTTTTAACTTATAGCATGTATAAAGAGGATTATAAAGATATTTTACCAGTGGCCTGTGCGGTTGAAATGATTCATACTTATTCACTTATACATGATGATCTTCCTTGTATGGATAATGACGATTTAAGAAGAGGTAAACCAACTAATCACAAAGTTTATGGTGAAGCTATGGCTACTCTTTCTGGAGACGGACTTTTAAATGAAGCTATGAGTATCATGTTTAAATATGTTATAGAGAATAAAAGAGGCTTAGAAGCATGCTATAGTATATCGGTGGCTTCTGGGGTTGAAGGAATGATAGCAGGACAGGTTGTTGATATTTTAGGAGAAGGAAAGAAACTATCAAAAGAAGAACTAAATTATATGCATAAGAAAAAGACTGGAGAATTAATTAAAGCACCTATAGTTGCAGGGGCATTGCTAGGAGCAGCACCTAAAGAAGACGTTGAAAAACTAAGTTTATTTGGTGAAAAGTTAGGGCTAGCATTTCAGATAAAGGATGATATATTAGATGTAATTGGAGATGTTAATTCTCTTGGTAAAAATACAAAAAGTGATGCCGAAAAAAATAAAGCTACTTTTGTTTCACAATGTGGGTTACAAGAATCTATAGATTTTTCAAAAAAAGTAACTTCAGAATGTATAGAAATTTTACATAAAATTAATGGAAATACTCAAGATTTAGAGAGTTTAACCTTATTTCTATTGAATCGAAATAATTGATGTATATTAGTGCTTAAAGGAACTAAATATTTTTGAATAATTTTGAATAATATTGTTGACTGTGATATAATAACGACTACAAGGTGTTAAATAATATTAATAATATTTTAAGTTAAAAGAATTAAAATTGCTTATGAGTAAGATAATATTTCACTGCATAGGTCGAACGCTACTAAGGAGTTAACAAATTAGTAGCTATTTTAATATAATAACATATTTTAAAATATGTAAATGAGAAGGAAAGTATACAATGAACAGAATTTTAGAAAATTACAAAGATATATACGACGTTAAAAAAATGAGTTATGAAGAATTAGATGAATTTTCAAGGGAAATAAGAAATTTTTTGATAGAAAAGGTCTCTAATACCGGAGGACATCTTGCTTCTAATTTGGGAGTTGTAGAACTAACGTTAAGTTTGTATAAAGTTTTTGATTTTAATAAAGATAAATTAGTATGGGATGTTGGGCATCAATCCTATATACATAAAATATTAACTGGAAGAAAGGATTCTTTTGATTCCTTAAGGCAATACAATGGAATTAGTGGGTTTCCAAAACGCAAAGAGAGTATATATGATACTTTCGATGTGGGTCATAGCAGTACTTCAATATCTGCAGCTTTAGGTATGGCTCGGGCTAGAGATTTGATGGGAGAAAAAAATGAAGTTATTGCTGTTATAGGTGATGGTGCGTTAACTGGTGGAATGGCACTAGAAGCCCTTAATGATTTGGGATATTCTAAAAATAAGGTAATAATAATATTAAATGATAATCAGATGTCCATAGATAAGAATGTAGGAGGGGTTTCTACATATTTAAGCACTATAAGGACAGATCCAAAATACAATAAATTTAAAAATGATTTCAATAACACCTTAAGGAAAATACCACTAGGAGAAGGTGTTGCAAATTCAATACAAAGGATAAAAGATGGTATTAAGCAAATGCTAGTACCTGGAATGCTTTTTGAAGACATGGGAATTAAATATTTAGGACCAATAGATGGACATAACATTAAGTACCTCTCAAGAATACTTACTATGTGTAAAAACATAGATTATCCAGTATTGATTCATGTAGTAACCAAAAAGGGAAAAGGGTATAAATATGCGGAATTGAGTCCAAATAAATTTCACGGTATAGGACCTTTTAACTTAGAAAATGGAGAAGTTGTGTCTTCTTCAAAAGTAACTTATTCAAAAGTATTTGGCGAAGAAATGGTTAAAATTGGAGAAAGAAATCCTAAGGTAGTTGCAATAACTGCTGCCATGCCAGATGGCACTGGTTTAAAAGAATTTTCAAAAAATATCCTAAAAGGTATTTCGATGTAGGAATAGCTGAGCAACATGCAGTTACTATGGCAGCGGGACTTGCAGTATCAGGTTTTAGACCTGTTTTTGCAGTTTATTCCACCTTCCTTCAAAGAGCCTATGATCAAATTTTACATGATGTTTGCATTCAAAATTTACCAGTTGTTTTCGCTATTGATAG is part of the Haloimpatiens sp. FM7315 genome and harbors:
- the spoIIIAA gene encoding stage III sporulation protein AA; the encoded protein is MYVYGIEKFLSNNIMKKTLELPDLDKLQEIRIRVEKPVIFQIQNKEIITDYKAQEEDLKTMLQRFSNYSIYAFEEEIKQGYMTIKGGHRIGICGNCVLESNTVKTIKNISSINIRICREVKGCANNLMTKIIENNDLLNTIIISPPKCGKTTLIRDIARNISNGIRNYSFTGKKVCIVDERSEIAGCYSGVPQMDVGIRTDVLDNCPKNQGILMAIRSMGPEVIVCDEIGTYKDVENIVLALNSGVKVVTTIHGYNEEDLFRRSVFKEIINNKVFSKAVVLSNRKGVGTIEYIYDFNKNVKIQC
- the spoIIIAB gene encoding stage III sporulation protein SpoIIIAB, with product MFKLIGSLIIILSCSYLGFSIGSGIRKRLIQLKELEKNVYLLKNEMFYTYTSLPEAFSKVGLKSKGVIKNIFVTISDLLYSNEVSDVYEAVNKSIKKYNIDLKLIDEDIDIVLNLAKSLGNCDLEGQKSIFELTISNLKKQILVAEDSLDKNVKMYRCLGVSIGAMIVIMLI
- the spoIIIAC gene encoding stage III sporulation protein AC; translated protein: MLDVGLIFKIGAVGILIIILDKVLKSGGREEYAVISNLTGIIIILMLVLNLVNKLFTSVKTLFQL
- the spoIIIAF gene encoding stage III sporulation protein AF — its product is MIEFMKVWVVNISIGVFFILAIEMIMPSNSLKKYVKFILGLILMVIIINPIVKLFNGDIDINALIQKNSYVDKNEYKNSYNEYKYKNIENTSQVFQYNLQNKIMDKLKSKYKDNKFDVKAKIKYDELTNSFLIINLDIGVKKDALIKK
- the spoIIIAG gene encoding stage III sporulation protein AG; the protein is MDLKETLVKIKNSLLKEGNGKKNLPVFIILIMIGILLILISNSFKGTSGTTSVSAVNVKENEEKVIETTDEDYELLLQKELEHKLEKIEGVGTVEVMIYFESGEEKVPAVNITNSNSVTNEEDTSGGKRKVSQNNNDKNVVVTNDDGDNKPLILKKNKPKVTGVLIVAKGAENKITELRITKAVSALFNLSREKVNVYPMEK
- a CDS encoding SpoIIIAH-like family protein: MNKKQAVIIVTLLVLIVCVGMIGLKVNGPLISKNGGGSKDKSAISTNSNESSEANANYFTEAKMVKQEETVKVLQQLKEVINNENIDKDQKAKVIDEFNTISVNSDKENKVELALKGKGYEDVVCTIENSNKVRVVIKSSEKPTEKQIKEIHDVVMSITQLSDVEIENRE
- the nusB gene encoding transcription antitermination factor NusB codes for the protein MNRRKSRELAMKLIYEINASKSDYIDVISNYKENTDEDLSNIDFSYITKMIKGIKDNGKYIDDIIEEHSSNWKINRISKVNLSILRLAIYEIKFLEDVPDKVAVNEAIELAKKYSEDKASSFINGILGNLIKK
- a CDS encoding exodeoxyribonuclease VII small subunit, with translation MAKQKSYEEMMKELENIVRLMEEDLSLESSMKNYENGIKIYHKMYKILNEAEGKIKIIKDKEEKDFWKRVNKYEC
- a CDS encoding polyprenyl synthetase family protein, whose protein sequence is MNVENLKKDTEHWIKNYFKNKGSYNKAIYDSMYYSISVGGKRIRPILMLLTYSMYKEDYKDILPVACAVEMIHTYSLIHDDLPCMDNDDLRRGKPTNHKVYGEAMATLSGDGLLNEAMSIMFKYVIENKRGLEACYSISVASGVEGMIAGQVVDILGEGKKLSKEELNYMHKKKTGELIKAPIVAGALLGAAPKEDVEKLSLFGEKLGLAFQIKDDILDVIGDVNSLGKNTKSDAEKNKATFVSQCGLQESIDFSKKVTSECIEILHKINGNTQDLESLTLFLLNRNN